One segment of Leptodactylus fuscus isolate aLepFus1 chromosome 7, aLepFus1.hap2, whole genome shotgun sequence DNA contains the following:
- the L2HGDH gene encoding L-2-hydroxyglutarate dehydrogenase, mitochondrial has translation MAGLRCTRAAIGLRLGLGGPRLCGHRARCHSTYDVVIVGAGIVGLASARQLILRHPNLRFAILEKEHEIATHQSGHNSGVIHSGIYYTPGSLKAKLCVRGASLLYEYCDRKRIPYKQCGKLIIAVKHQEIPRLQALYERGLQNNVPGLRIISAKEIREKEPYCRGIMALDSPYTGIVNYRHVAQSYTDDFHDTGGSVLTGFEVSDIHMVNESPAGSEQGLEYPVVIKNKKGEEVHCKYVLTCAGLFSDRLSQISGCSSEPRIVPFRGDYLVLKPEKCYLVKGNIYPVPDPRFPFLGVHFTPRMDGNVWLGPNAVLAFKREGYRLCDFNARDFGEAVTYSGLRKLVLKNLVYGMGEMYRALFLRAQLKEMQKFIPELSINDILRGPSGVRAQALDRDGNLVDDFVFDGGSGDLANRILHVRNAPSPAATSSLAIAEMIASEVEERFNL, from the exons ATGGCCGGGCTGCGCTGTACGAGGGCCGCCATAGGCTTACGGCTGGGGTTGGGGGGCCCCAGGCTGTGTGGACATAGGGCCCGCTGTCACAG tacctACGATGTTGTCATTGTTGGGGCAGGAATTGTAGGACTTGCTTCTGCTCGGCAGCTCATCCTGAGACATCCAAACCTCCGATTTGCTATTCTGGAAAAAGAGCatgagattg CTACCCATCAAAGTGGCCATAATAGCGGTGTTATTCACAGTGGAATATATTACACACCAGGATCTCTAAAAGCCAAACTGTGCGTGCGAGGGGCCTCTCTTCTCTATGAATACTGTGACCGTAAAAGAATTCCATACAAGCAGTGTGGCAAG cttatAATAGCTGTAAAGCACCAGGAGATACCAAGACTGCAAGCTTTGTATGAGAGAGGACTGCAAAACAATGTCCCAGGGCTCCGAATCATCAGTGCTAAAGAAATAAGGGAGAAAGAGCCCTATTGCAGG GGCATAATGGCGCTGGactctccatacacaggaattGTAAATTACAGACATGTCGCTCAGTCCTACACTGATGATTTCCATGATACCGGAGGTAGCGTCTTAACGGGATTTGAAGTGTCAGATATACATATGGTGAATGAAAGCCCAGCAGGCTCAGAGCAAG GCTTGGAATATCCTGTTGTAATCAAGAACAAAAAG GGGGAAGAAGTTCATTGTAAGTATGTGCTGACCTGTGCTGGTCTTTTCTCAGACCGTTTGTCCCAAATCAGTGGATGTAGTTCAGAACCTCGCATTGTTCCTTTCCGGGGAGATTACTTGGTGCTAAAGCCGGAAAAGTGTTATCTTGTTAAAGGGAACATTTACCCA GTTCCAGATCCACGCTTTCCATTTCTTGGAGTCCATTTCACGCCTCGCATGGACGGGAATGTCTGGCTTGGACCAAATGCAGTGTTGGCATTTAAAAGAGAAGGCTACAGACTGTGTGATTTCAATGCCAGAGATTTTGGAGAAGCCGTTACTTATAG CGGCCTTCGTAAATTGGTTTTGAAGAATCTGGTGTATGGTATGGGGGAGATGTACCGGGCGTTGTTTCTACGAGCACAGCTGAAAGAAATGCAGAAGTTCATCCCAGAGCTGTCCATTAATGACATTCTCAG GGGTCCCTCTGGAGTCCGAGCACAGGCCTTGGATAGAGATGGTAACCTTGTAGATGACTTTGTTTTTGATGGAGGTTCTGGAGACCTTGCAAATCGCATTCTGCacgtgaggaacgccccttctccTGCTGCTACCTCATCCCTTGCCATAGCGGAGATGATTGCCTCTGAAGTGGAGGAACGGTTCAACCTGTAA